In a single window of the Bradyrhizobium erythrophlei genome:
- a CDS encoding efflux RND transporter periplasmic adaptor subunit produces MPLIVLLAVTLAGCGDKTPQPAAAAPAPVTVAQPTKRTVTDWDEFTGRFEAVEEVQVRARVGGFVTSVEFRDGAFVNTGDLLYVIDSRPFEAVAEQANGQLSDARAKAELGKRELDRALTLNQTQAVADSIVDQRRQTLQAAHAAILQAEGALKAAQLNIEFSHVVAPIGGRVSRHLVSVGNLVQGSDGGGAATLLTSIVSLDPIYIYFDMDEATYLKNNRLYFEGKRPSSRDTPNPVQVALTGETKPSHDGKVDFLDNRLDVSTGTLRGRAIIPNKDFSILPGQFGRVRLIGSLPYEALLLPDTAIATDQSRKIVFVVKDDDTVEARPVVLGPLDEGLRVIREGLKPEDRVIVDGLQRARVGAKVSPHAAAAAPAGSKT; encoded by the coding sequence ATGCCGCTGATCGTTCTGCTTGCCGTCACCTTGGCCGGCTGCGGCGACAAGACGCCGCAGCCGGCCGCGGCAGCTCCTGCCCCCGTTACCGTCGCCCAGCCAACCAAACGCACCGTCACCGATTGGGACGAATTCACCGGGCGGTTCGAGGCGGTCGAGGAGGTTCAGGTTCGCGCCCGCGTCGGCGGCTTCGTCACCAGCGTTGAATTTCGCGACGGCGCGTTCGTCAATACCGGCGATCTCCTCTATGTCATCGATTCCCGTCCCTTTGAAGCGGTCGCCGAGCAGGCCAACGGCCAGCTCTCGGATGCGCGCGCCAAGGCCGAACTCGGAAAGCGCGAACTGGACCGCGCCCTGACCTTGAATCAGACCCAGGCGGTCGCCGACTCCATCGTCGATCAGCGCCGCCAGACGCTGCAGGCGGCCCATGCGGCGATATTGCAGGCGGAAGGCGCGCTGAAGGCGGCCCAGCTCAATATCGAATTTTCCCACGTCGTTGCCCCGATCGGCGGCAGGGTCAGCCGCCATCTCGTCAGCGTCGGCAATCTCGTGCAGGGCAGCGACGGCGGCGGGGCCGCGACGCTTCTGACCTCGATCGTCTCGCTCGACCCGATCTACATCTACTTCGACATGGACGAAGCGACCTACCTGAAGAACAACCGGCTCTATTTCGAGGGCAAGCGCCCGAGTTCGCGCGACACCCCAAATCCGGTGCAGGTGGCGTTGACCGGCGAAACCAAGCCGTCGCACGACGGCAAGGTGGATTTCCTCGACAACCGGCTGGATGTCTCGACCGGTACGCTGCGCGGGCGGGCGATCATCCCGAACAAGGACTTTTCCATCCTGCCCGGGCAGTTCGGCCGGGTGCGGTTGATCGGCAGTTTGCCTTACGAAGCGTTGCTGTTGCCGGATACGGCCATCGCCACCGACCAATCGCGCAAGATCGTTTTCGTGGTCAAGGACGACGATACTGTGGAGGCAAGGCCGGTCGTGCTCGGTCCGCTCGACGAAGGGTTGCGCGTGATCCGCGAGGGCCTGAAGCCGGAAGACCGCGTGATTGTCGATGGCCTGCAGCGCGCCCGCGTCGGGGCCAAGGTCAGTCCGCATGCCGCCGCAGCCGCTCCCGCCGGTAGCAAGACATGA
- a CDS encoding efflux RND transporter permease subunit translates to MNLGRLSINQPILAMVLSIVLLIVGALAYTTLPVAEYPQVVPPTVVITTQYPGASAQTVSDTVAAPIEQQINGVDDMLYLYSQATSNGQLTITVTFKLGTDLDKAQVLVQNRVAIAQPQLPDEVQRNGVVTRKNSPDILMVVFMLSPDDSFDQLYISNYALLQVRDQLLRLDGIGDIQIFGARDYSMRLWLDPDKITTLGMTAGDVLAAIRAQNLQITGGQLAAPPIADRAFQPNLTFTGRLKDPQQFEDILVKAGADGRTVRLRDVARIELGALDYTTNSFLLRKTAVAMLVTQRPGSNALATAKNISDAMVRLKASFPKGLDYNIGYNPTEFIAQSVSELIKTIYEAMVLVVIVVLVFLQGWRPAIIPIVAIPVSLIGTFAAMAALGFAINNLTLFGLVLAVGIVVDDAIVVVENVERHLRDGMSRRDAALKTMEEVGGALVSIALVLCAVFVPTAFLGGISGQFFQQFAITIAVATAISCFCSLTLSPALASQILQPHAEKRPPASWNFIGRGWEKFTGVFNRSFDRLSHGYGNAADFVIRHSAVMLLIYVALIGSAGWLLVTTSQGFIPAQDRGYIIVSVQLPGAASLARTTEIVRQIEKIALDTPGIIRVAAFAGLSGATRTQASNSAALFPVFEEPETRLKKGLSAAKITGELRKRLAALEGAFIIVIPPPSIPGIGTGGGFTMRIEDRQGRGPEFLAEATDELVAAARKAPGLTSVFSPFSANTPQVFVDVDRIKAQKLGVPIANVTEAIETYFGSAYVNDFNILGRTYHVTAQADLRFRKETADLARLRTRNAAGDMVPLGSVVDFRDIAGPDRVARYNLYPSSELQGDTLPGTSSSTAIDTMKRLADQVLPSGFTYEWTDLSYQQVTGANAGLYVFPICVLFVFLVLAAQYGSWTLPFAVILIVPMCLLAATVGVRIMGQDVNILTQIGFVVLVGLAAKNAILIVEFARDIEAEGRDRLEAVIEACRLRLRPILMTSFAFILGVLPLVVSTGSGSEMRQAVGVAVFFGMLGVTLFGLVFTPIFYVIVRNLADRPPWRRKKPVSA, encoded by the coding sequence ATGAATCTCGGCCGGCTTTCCATCAACCAGCCGATTCTAGCGATGGTGCTGTCGATCGTGCTGCTGATCGTCGGCGCGCTCGCCTACACCACGCTGCCGGTCGCGGAATATCCCCAAGTGGTTCCGCCGACTGTCGTGATCACCACGCAATATCCCGGCGCCTCCGCGCAAACCGTTTCCGACACCGTGGCGGCGCCGATCGAGCAGCAGATCAACGGCGTCGACGACATGCTGTATCTTTACAGCCAGGCGACCTCGAACGGCCAGCTCACGATCACCGTCACGTTCAAGCTCGGCACCGATCTCGACAAGGCCCAGGTGCTGGTTCAGAACCGGGTCGCCATCGCGCAGCCGCAGCTGCCGGACGAGGTTCAGCGCAACGGCGTGGTGACGCGCAAGAACAGCCCGGACATATTGATGGTCGTGTTCATGCTGTCTCCCGACGACAGCTTCGACCAGCTCTACATCAGCAATTATGCATTGCTGCAGGTCCGCGACCAGTTGCTCCGGCTCGACGGGATCGGCGACATCCAGATTTTCGGCGCGCGCGACTATTCGATGCGGCTGTGGCTCGATCCGGACAAGATCACGACGCTCGGCATGACCGCCGGCGACGTGCTGGCGGCGATCCGTGCCCAGAATTTGCAGATCACCGGAGGTCAGCTCGCTGCCCCCCCGATCGCCGACCGGGCATTCCAGCCAAACCTCACCTTTACCGGCCGCCTGAAGGATCCGCAGCAGTTCGAAGACATCCTCGTCAAGGCCGGCGCAGACGGCCGCACCGTACGGCTGCGCGATGTCGCCCGGATCGAACTGGGCGCGCTGGACTATACCACCAACAGCTTCCTGCTGCGAAAGACCGCGGTGGCGATGCTGGTGACCCAGCGCCCCGGCTCGAACGCGCTGGCCACCGCGAAAAATATTTCCGATGCCATGGTCAGGCTCAAGGCCAGCTTTCCCAAAGGGCTCGACTACAACATCGGCTACAATCCGACCGAGTTCATCGCGCAGTCCGTCAGCGAGCTGATCAAGACGATCTACGAGGCGATGGTTCTCGTCGTCATTGTCGTGCTGGTGTTCCTGCAGGGCTGGCGTCCTGCGATCATCCCGATCGTGGCGATCCCGGTGTCGCTGATCGGTACTTTCGCAGCGATGGCCGCGCTCGGTTTTGCCATCAACAATCTGACCCTGTTCGGCCTCGTGCTCGCGGTCGGCATCGTAGTTGACGACGCGATCGTGGTGGTCGAAAACGTCGAGCGGCATCTTCGCGATGGCATGAGCCGGCGCGATGCGGCGCTCAAGACCATGGAGGAGGTCGGCGGTGCGCTGGTCTCGATCGCGCTGGTGCTATGCGCGGTGTTCGTTCCGACCGCTTTCCTCGGTGGCATCTCCGGACAGTTTTTTCAGCAGTTCGCGATCACGATAGCGGTGGCGACCGCGATCTCGTGCTTCTGCTCGCTGACGCTTTCGCCCGCGCTGGCGTCGCAAATCCTGCAGCCGCATGCGGAAAAGCGTCCGCCGGCGAGCTGGAATTTCATCGGGCGCGGATGGGAGAAATTCACCGGAGTCTTCAACCGCAGCTTCGACCGGCTGTCCCACGGCTATGGCAACGCCGCCGATTTCGTGATCCGGCATTCGGCGGTGATGCTCCTGATCTACGTGGCATTGATCGGCAGCGCCGGATGGCTGCTGGTGACGACGTCGCAGGGATTCATTCCAGCCCAGGATCGCGGCTACATCATCGTGTCCGTGCAATTGCCCGGCGCGGCCTCGCTGGCGCGAACCACCGAGATCGTCCGCCAGATCGAAAAGATCGCGCTCGACACGCCCGGCATCATTCGCGTGGCGGCGTTCGCCGGGCTGTCCGGCGCGACCCGCACCCAGGCCAGCAATTCCGCGGCTCTGTTCCCGGTCTTCGAAGAACCGGAAACGCGCTTGAAAAAGGGCTTGTCGGCGGCGAAGATCACGGGTGAGCTCCGCAAGCGGCTTGCGGCCCTTGAAGGCGCCTTCATCATCGTCATTCCGCCGCCCTCGATTCCCGGCATCGGCACCGGCGGCGGCTTCACCATGCGCATCGAGGACCGGCAGGGCCGCGGTCCCGAATTTCTGGCGGAGGCGACCGATGAACTTGTCGCCGCGGCCCGCAAGGCGCCGGGGCTGACCTCGGTGTTTTCTCCGTTTTCCGCGAATACGCCGCAGGTGTTCGTCGACGTCGATCGGATCAAGGCGCAGAAGCTGGGTGTGCCGATCGCCAACGTGACCGAAGCGATCGAGACCTATTTCGGCTCGGCCTATGTCAACGATTTCAACATTCTCGGCCGCACCTATCACGTCACCGCGCAGGCCGACCTGCGGTTCCGCAAGGAGACCGCCGACCTGGCCCGGCTGCGCACCCGCAACGCCGCCGGCGACATGGTGCCGCTCGGCAGCGTAGTGGATTTCCGCGATATAGCGGGTCCGGATCGCGTGGCGCGCTACAACCTTTATCCGTCGTCCGAACTCCAGGGCGACACGCTTCCGGGAACGAGTTCGTCCACCGCGATCGACACTATGAAGCGACTGGCGGATCAGGTATTGCCGAGCGGCTTCACCTATGAGTGGACCGACCTGTCTTACCAGCAGGTCACCGGCGCCAATGCGGGTCTCTACGTATTTCCGATTTGCGTCCTGTTCGTGTTCCTGGTGCTGGCGGCGCAATATGGCAGCTGGACCCTGCCGTTCGCCGTCATCCTGATCGTGCCGATGTGCCTGCTCGCCGCCACTGTCGGCGTGCGGATCATGGGACAGGACGTCAACATCCTGACCCAGATCGGTTTCGTGGTGCTGGTGGGATTGGCCGCCAAGAATGCAATTTTGATCGTCGAGTTTGCCCGCGACATCGAAGCCGAGGGCCGCGACCGGTTGGAGGCGGTGATCGAGGCCTGCCGCCTGCGGCTGCGCCCGATCCTGATGACGTCATTCGCCTTCATTCTCGGCGTGCTGCCGCTGGTGGTTTCCACCGGCTCGGGATCGGAAATGCGTCAGGCGGTCGGCGTCGCCGTGTTCTTCGGCATGCTCGGCGTGACGCTGTTCGGGCTGGTCTTCACACCGATCTTCTACGTGATCGTGCGCAATCTGGCCGACCGGCCACCGTGGCGCCGTAAAAAGCCGGTTTCCGCCTGA
- a CDS encoding ABC transporter substrate-binding protein: MKSGWLSAAVAACGMLLAPPALAQGVKIGILNDQSGVYADYGGKYSVEAAGMAIEDFGGSVLGQKIEMVSADHQNKPDLGVSIARRWYDVEGVDMITELTTSSVALAVQELAKEKKKIDIVVGAATSRITGDACTPYGFHWAYDTHALAVGTGGALVEAGGNTWFFLTADYAFGYALEKDTGDLVKAKGGKVLGSVRVPLNSSDFSSFLLQAQSSKAKIIGLANAGLDTTNSIKQAAEFGIVAGGQKLAGLLLTLAEVHGLGLQAAQGLVLTEGFYWDHDDKTREFSERFLKRTGRMPNMIQAGTYSATLQYLKAVKAAGTKDSDAVAKKLKELPVDDMFAQGGKVLQNGRMVHDLYLFEVKKPSESKKPWDYYKQLAVVPGDKAFPTAQDSGCPLTK, encoded by the coding sequence ATGAAATCCGGATGGTTGTCGGCTGCCGTTGCGGCATGCGGAATGTTGCTGGCTCCGCCGGCGTTGGCACAGGGCGTCAAGATCGGTATTTTGAATGACCAATCGGGCGTCTACGCGGATTACGGCGGCAAATATTCCGTCGAGGCGGCCGGGATGGCGATCGAGGATTTCGGCGGCAGCGTGCTCGGCCAAAAAATCGAGATGGTCTCCGCCGACCATCAGAACAAGCCCGATCTCGGCGTCAGCATCGCGCGACGCTGGTACGACGTCGAAGGCGTCGACATGATCACCGAACTGACGACGTCGTCGGTCGCGCTGGCGGTGCAGGAGCTGGCGAAGGAAAAAAAGAAAATCGACATCGTGGTCGGCGCTGCGACCTCGCGCATTACCGGCGATGCCTGCACGCCCTATGGCTTCCACTGGGCCTACGATACCCACGCGCTCGCGGTCGGTACCGGCGGCGCGCTGGTGGAGGCGGGCGGAAATACCTGGTTCTTCCTCACCGCCGATTACGCGTTCGGATATGCGCTTGAAAAAGATACCGGCGATCTGGTCAAGGCCAAGGGCGGCAAGGTGCTGGGCTCGGTCCGCGTTCCCCTGAACTCGTCGGATTTCTCGTCGTTCCTGCTGCAGGCGCAAAGCTCGAAGGCAAAGATCATCGGGCTGGCCAATGCCGGGCTCGACACCACCAACTCGATCAAGCAGGCGGCGGAATTCGGCATCGTCGCCGGCGGTCAGAAGCTCGCCGGTCTGCTGCTGACGCTGGCTGAAGTGCACGGCCTCGGGCTGCAGGCGGCGCAAGGTCTCGTGCTGACGGAAGGTTTCTATTGGGACCACGACGACAAGACCCGCGAGTTCTCGGAACGCTTCCTGAAGCGAACCGGCCGGATGCCCAACATGATTCAGGCCGGCACTTATTCGGCGACGCTGCAATATCTGAAGGCGGTCAAGGCGGCCGGGACCAAGGATTCCGACGCGGTGGCGAAAAAGCTGAAGGAACTGCCGGTCGACGACATGTTCGCCCAGGGCGGCAAGGTGCTGCAAAACGGCCGCATGGTGCACGACCTCTATTTGTTCGAGGTCAAGAAGCCGTCGGAATCCAAGAAACCCTGGGACTACTACAAGCAACTCGCGGTGGTGCCGGGCGACAAGGCATTCCCGACCGCCCAGGACAGCGGCTGTCCGCTGACGAAATAG
- a CDS encoding SDR family NAD(P)-dependent oxidoreductase, with protein sequence MRLKDRIAIVVGAGQSPGEGMGNGRATALTFAREGAKVLCVDHNFESAQETVDMTVDMIGAKGGTAVAFRADVTKEAELKAMVSDAHTRWGRIDILHNNVGVSLSGGDAELLDIAEEALDRCIAINLKSCIFAAKYVIPIMRQQNSGAIINISSMAAITTYPYVAYKATKAAMVAFTEQLAYQNAPYGIRANVILPGLMNTPMAVDTRAREFGKSRAEVEAERDAKVPLRKKMGTAWDVANAALFLASDEANFITGVTLPVDGGSSVRRG encoded by the coding sequence ATGCGCCTGAAAGATCGCATCGCCATCGTCGTCGGCGCCGGCCAGAGCCCCGGCGAAGGCATGGGCAACGGCCGCGCCACGGCGCTGACCTTCGCGCGCGAAGGCGCCAAGGTGCTGTGCGTGGATCACAACTTCGAATCGGCGCAAGAGACTGTCGACATGACGGTCGACATGATCGGCGCCAAGGGTGGCACGGCGGTGGCTTTCAGGGCCGACGTCACCAAAGAGGCCGAGCTCAAGGCCATGGTATCAGACGCGCATACCCGCTGGGGCCGCATCGACATCCTGCACAACAATGTCGGCGTCAGCCTCTCCGGCGGCGACGCCGAACTGCTCGACATCGCCGAGGAGGCGCTCGATCGCTGTATCGCGATCAACCTCAAGAGCTGCATTTTCGCAGCCAAGTACGTGATCCCGATCATGCGCCAACAGAACAGCGGCGCCATCATCAATATCTCCTCGATGGCCGCCATCACCACCTATCCCTATGTCGCCTACAAGGCTACCAAGGCAGCGATGGTCGCTTTCACCGAACAACTCGCCTACCAGAACGCCCCCTACGGTATCCGCGCCAACGTCATCCTGCCCGGCCTGATGAACACGCCGATGGCGGTCGACACCCGCGCCCGCGAATTCGGGAAGAGCCGCGCCGAGGTCGAGGCCGAGCGCGACGCCAAGGTGCCGCTGCGCAAGAAGATGGGCACCGCCTGGGATGTCGCCAACGCCGCGCTGTTCCTGGCTTCCGATGAGGCCAACTTCATCACCGGCGTGACGTTGCCGGTCGATGGCGGCTCGAGCGTGAGACGGGGATAG
- a CDS encoding carboxymuconolactone decarboxylase family protein yields MARLPYLEADQVAPEYRDMLKRNTNLHKLLVNSPDMARAFSGIGGYIRFRSKLDPRLRELAILQVGWMEKSEYEFTHHVRIGQEFGVTDQDIAGMMAETEGKPSALEPLASAILKGAREMVRELAMSDSTFAAIKRELSDEHMTDLVLTIAFYCAVVRVLATMKIDNEPTYKEVLQQYPIPGVN; encoded by the coding sequence ATGGCCCGGCTGCCCTATCTAGAGGCCGATCAGGTCGCGCCCGAATATCGCGACATGCTCAAGCGCAATACCAACCTGCACAAGCTGCTGGTCAATTCGCCCGACATGGCGCGGGCGTTCAGCGGCATCGGCGGCTATATCCGTTTCAGGAGCAAGCTGGACCCGCGGCTGCGCGAACTCGCGATTCTGCAGGTGGGCTGGATGGAGAAATCGGAATACGAATTCACCCATCATGTAAGGATCGGCCAGGAGTTCGGCGTCACCGACCAGGATATCGCCGGCATGATGGCCGAGACCGAGGGCAAGCCGTCCGCGCTCGAGCCGCTGGCGAGCGCGATCCTGAAGGGCGCGCGCGAGATGGTGCGCGAGCTTGCGATGTCCGATTCAACCTTCGCCGCGATCAAGCGGGAACTCAGCGACGAACACATGACCGATCTGGTGCTCACCATCGCCTTCTATTGCGCCGTGGTCCGCGTGCTCGCCACCATGAAGATCGACAACGAGCCCACTTACAAAGAGGTACTGCAGCAGTACCCGATACCGGGAGTGAACTGA
- a CDS encoding MAPEG family protein, protein MYHFTALVACLAILFYFFTGVQVARARVAFGVKAPAISGNADFERVFRVQMNTLEWMPIFLPSLWLFAIYISDPIAAVLGLVWIAGRILYLTGYSQAANKRGTGFGIQASAAIILWAGALSAIVWRLIHA, encoded by the coding sequence ATGTATCACTTCACGGCACTCGTCGCCTGCCTGGCCATCCTGTTTTACTTCTTCACCGGCGTTCAGGTGGCGCGGGCGCGCGTCGCATTCGGCGTCAAGGCGCCGGCGATCTCAGGCAATGCCGATTTTGAGCGGGTGTTTCGCGTGCAGATGAACACGCTGGAATGGATGCCGATCTTCCTGCCCTCGCTCTGGCTGTTTGCCATTTACATCAGCGATCCCATCGCGGCGGTGCTTGGCCTGGTCTGGATTGCCGGTCGCATCCTGTACCTGACCGGTTATTCGCAGGCCGCCAACAAACGCGGCACCGGCTTCGGCATTCAGGCCAGCGCCGCGATCATTCTTTGGGCCGGGGCGCTGAGCGCGATCGTCTGGCGGCTGATTCATGCGTGA
- a CDS encoding lipocalin-like domain-containing protein encodes MSGKFLISRRGFTSGAVALGLGCKGALAQGFAGLGKTADGFAAVLPGKIFTFPADHGPHPDYRIEWWYVTANLVDSTGGALGAQWTLFRQAMRPGAQQEGWANQQIWMGHAAVTRADTHRFSETFARGGVGQAGVEAKPFRAWIDSWQMRGLDTTRDDTIAPLELNASGADFAYALRLDAGRPLVLQGDAGYSRKSERGQASYYYSQPYFKVTGSLTIDDKPVEVTGQAWMDREWSSQPLASDQSGWDWFSLHLNAGEKLMLFRLRQSDGNDYCSGNWILSDGKTEQIASAEISMTPGSLTGIEGRKLPTTWRIAIPRLGLTIDCVPLNARSWMGTSFPYWEGPISFAGSHHGVGYLEMTGY; translated from the coding sequence ATGAGCGGTAAATTTCTGATATCGCGTCGCGGCTTCACCAGCGGTGCAGTAGCTCTCGGCCTCGGCTGCAAGGGCGCTTTGGCGCAGGGTTTTGCCGGGCTTGGTAAAACCGCCGACGGGTTCGCGGCCGTCCTTCCCGGCAAGATTTTTACTTTTCCCGCCGATCACGGTCCGCACCCGGACTATCGGATCGAGTGGTGGTACGTAACCGCGAACCTCGTGGATTCTACGGGCGGCGCCCTGGGCGCGCAATGGACCCTGTTTCGCCAGGCCATGCGGCCCGGCGCGCAACAGGAGGGCTGGGCCAACCAGCAGATATGGATGGGCCATGCCGCCGTGACCCGCGCGGACACCCACAGATTCAGCGAAACCTTCGCCCGGGGCGGGGTCGGCCAGGCCGGCGTCGAGGCAAAACCGTTTCGAGCCTGGATCGATTCATGGCAGATGCGCGGGCTCGACACCACGCGCGACGACACCATCGCGCCGCTCGAACTTAACGCATCGGGAGCCGACTTCGCCTACGCGCTGCGGCTCGACGCCGGTCGTCCGCTCGTCCTGCAGGGCGACGCCGGCTACAGCCGGAAATCGGAACGCGGCCAGGCCTCGTATTATTATAGCCAGCCTTATTTCAAGGTGACGGGCAGCCTCACCATCGATGACAAGCCTGTCGAGGTCACCGGCCAGGCCTGGATGGACCGCGAATGGAGCAGCCAGCCGCTGGCGTCGGACCAAAGCGGATGGGACTGGTTCTCGCTGCATCTGAACGCGGGCGAAAAGCTCATGCTGTTTCGGCTGCGCCAGAGCGACGGCAACGATTACTGTTCCGGCAACTGGATCTTGTCGGACGGCAAGACCGAGCAGATCGCCTCCGCCGAGATCAGCATGACGCCGGGGAGCTTGACCGGGATCGAAGGACGCAAACTCCCGACCACATGGCGCATCGCGATCCCACGCTTGGGGCTGACGATCGACTGTGTCCCGCTGAATGCCAGGAGCTGGATGGGAACGAGCTTTCCCTATTGGGAAGGGCCGATCAGTTTTGCGGGCAGCCATCACGGGGTAGGATATCTGGAAATGACCGGCTATTGA
- a CDS encoding ABC transporter permease — translation MTRILWILAVLLSHWRRHPMQLATLLIGLISATALWSGVQALNAQARASYDRAAATFGGARTAMLVSRNGATFPQKLFVDLRRAGWPVSPVLEGRLQIGGRSLRLLGIEPLTLPVEVGNAPTIGKKELQSFLTPPGETLVAPETLADLNLPEGASPLSSDGSLLPPLRVQPQLVPGVLVVDIGIAQRLLKTPDQVSRLLVGKAKAGRAPLETVTGDQLRLVEPDAESDLERLTDSFHLNLTAFGLLSFVVGLFIVNSAIGLAFEQRLPMLRTLRACGVSARLLNTVLLTELISLALVAGAVGLVCGYLIAASLLPDVAASLRGLYGAQIPGQLTLRREWWFAGLTISVVGALAAATASLTKAIRLPVLAAAQPYAWRQAQHRWLMLQGALALAAFAAAGWLVWYGDSLVSGFAVLAGLLLGAALGLPAVLEMVLSVGQRGAHRALAVWFWADSRQQLSGLSLALMALLLALAVNVGVGTMVETFSRTFVTWLDGRLAADVYINASDDAQAAAIKAWLRERPEVEAILPGGRAETQMGGAPIEILGLTDHATYRDHWPLLASTGNVWTRLRPGDAGLISEQLARRLNLAIGDSIEVPAPGGNWTLEVVGIYADYGNPEGQIAVNIAALIRHFPGVPQTRLGLRVAPAAVPALISSLQNKFGLDSRSLLDQATLKAESTRIFNRTFAVTAALNAFTLGVAGVALLTSLLTLSNSRLPQLAPLWAIGITRRKLATIELLKTMSVALITALLALPLGLLVAWCLIAVVNVKAFGWRLPFHVFPLQLLELLGVAMAAALLAALLPVLRLARMQPSTLIKIFANER, via the coding sequence ATGACCCGCATCCTCTGGATCCTCGCGGTTCTCTTGAGCCATTGGCGGCGGCATCCGATGCAGCTTGCGACCCTGCTGATCGGATTGATTTCCGCGACCGCGCTGTGGAGCGGCGTGCAGGCGCTGAACGCGCAGGCGCGCGCCAGTTACGACCGCGCCGCCGCGACGTTCGGTGGTGCGAGAACGGCGATGTTGGTCAGCCGTAACGGCGCGACCTTCCCGCAAAAGCTGTTTGTCGACCTGCGCCGCGCCGGCTGGCCGGTGTCTCCGGTGCTCGAGGGCCGCCTTCAGATCGGCGGACGATCGCTGCGGCTGTTGGGCATCGAGCCACTCACGCTGCCTGTGGAAGTCGGCAATGCGCCGACGATCGGAAAAAAAGAACTGCAATCGTTCCTGACGCCGCCCGGAGAAACGCTGGTGGCGCCGGAAACGCTTGCCGACCTCAACCTGCCGGAAGGCGCCTCGCCGCTTTCGAGCGACGGCAGCTTGCTGCCGCCGCTCCGCGTGCAGCCGCAACTGGTGCCCGGCGTGCTGGTGGTCGATATCGGCATCGCCCAGCGGCTGCTCAAAACGCCGGATCAGGTCTCGCGGCTGTTGGTCGGCAAGGCCAAAGCCGGCCGCGCACCGCTCGAGACCGTCACCGGCGACCAACTCCGTCTGGTCGAACCGGATGCGGAGAGCGATCTCGAACGGCTCACCGATAGTTTCCATCTCAATCTGACGGCATTCGGCCTGCTGTCATTCGTGGTCGGGCTGTTCATTGTCAATTCGGCGATCGGACTTGCGTTCGAGCAGCGCCTGCCGATGCTGCGGACGCTGCGCGCCTGCGGGGTGTCCGCACGCCTGCTGAATACGGTATTGCTGACGGAGCTGATATCGCTGGCGCTTGTCGCAGGTGCAGTCGGGCTGGTCTGTGGTTACCTGATCGCAGCGTCGCTATTGCCCGATGTCGCGGCTTCCTTGCGCGGACTCTACGGCGCGCAAATTCCCGGTCAGTTGACGCTCAGGCGCGAATGGTGGTTTGCCGGCCTCACCATCAGCGTCGTCGGCGCGCTGGCGGCGGCGACCGCGAGCCTAACGAAAGCGATTCGCCTTCCGGTGCTGGCTGCAGCCCAGCCCTATGCCTGGCGACAGGCCCAGCATCGATGGCTGATGCTGCAGGGCGCGCTGGCGCTCGCCGCGTTCGCCGCCGCGGGATGGCTGGTATGGTACGGCGATTCGCTGGTTTCGGGATTTGCGGTGCTCGCAGGCTTGCTGCTTGGCGCGGCTCTGGGCCTGCCCGCCGTGCTCGAAATGGTGTTGTCGGTCGGCCAGCGAGGCGCCCATCGTGCGCTCGCGGTATGGTTCTGGGCCGACAGCCGTCAGCAGCTTTCTGGATTGTCGCTGGCGCTGATGGCGCTGTTGCTCGCGCTCGCGGTCAATGTCGGCGTCGGCACCATGGTGGAAACCTTCAGCCGGACGTTTGTCACATGGCTCGACGGAAGGTTGGCGGCCGACGTTTACATCAATGCATCCGACGATGCGCAGGCCGCGGCGATCAAGGCGTGGCTCCGTGAGCGTCCCGAAGTCGAGGCGATCCTGCCCGGCGGCCGGGCCGAGACGCAGATGGGCGGCGCGCCGATCGAAATTCTCGGCCTTACCGATCACGCCACTTATAGGGATCACTGGCCGCTGCTCGCATCGACCGGAAACGTCTGGACTCGGCTTCGTCCCGGCGATGCCGGCCTGATCAGCGAACAACTGGCCCGGCGTTTGAATCTCGCGATCGGCGATTCCATCGAGGTCCCCGCGCCCGGGGGAAACTGGACGCTGGAGGTGGTCGGCATCTATGCCGATTACGGCAACCCGGAGGGACAGATTGCCGTCAATATCGCCGCGCTGATCCGGCATTTTCCGGGCGTTCCGCAAACACGGCTTGGCTTGCGCGTTGCGCCTGCGGCGGTGCCGGCCCTGATATCGTCGCTGCAGAACAAATTCGGACTCGACAGCCGCAGCCTGCTGGATCAGGCGACGCTGAAGGCCGAATCGACGCGGATCTTCAACCGGACTTTCGCGGTGACGGCCGCGCTGAACGCTTTCACGCTTGGGGTTGCGGGCGTCGCGTTGCTGACCAGCCTGTTGACGCTGAGCAATTCCCGCCTGCCGCAACTGGCGCCGCTATGGGCGATCGGAATCACGCGGCGCAAGCTTGCGACGATCGAGCTATTGAAAACCATGTCGGTGGCGCTGATCACCGCCCTGCTCGCGCTGCCGCTAGGTCTGCTGGTGGCGTGGTGCCTGATCGCGGTGGTGAATGTGAAAGCGTTCGGCTGGCGGCTGCCGTTTCATGTCTTTCCGCTGCAATTGCTTGAACTGCTGGGCGTGGCGATGGCGGCCGCACTCCTGGCCGCGCTGCTTCCCGTCCTCAGGCTGGCGCGGATGCAGCCGTCAACCCTGATCAAGATCTTCGCCAATGAGCGGTAA